The DNA region ATGGTTGGTGTGACACTCTGAACTCAGGCGCCCAAGGCCGTCTATCCAAAAGGTTTTCCCCAGGCAGCTGATGCCGATTTTGTCATCCACAAACTGGGTATTGAGCCGAGCAGCTGTCGCTGAAAGATCGGTCTTTGCAACTTCGTCTTTCAGGGTGGTAAGAATTTTTTCTTGATCAGTTTCAAGGGTTTCAGGTGATTCGTGACAATTTAAAAGTGCAATGCTCTCAGATGTCAGATATGGGCAATCTTTAGGCTTTTTCCCGCCCTGCACAAGAGCTACGGCAAAGGCCATGCACGAAGGCAATAGGCATTGTCGGCAATTCGACTTGTTGAGGATTTTGTATATGTCGTAAGGGTTGTTCACAGAGTTGGATGTTTGCTCAAAATCTTGGTTTTGGCGTTATAAAAAGTTGTTTTTGGCAAGAGAATTATTACTAATGACGCCATAAAAATTGACTCTCTTTTTTGTGTGCGGCAAAAAATGTCTCCCGCGAGAGGTAAAGAAAGGGTTAAAAAAAAGCCCCTTGCATGGATCACATGCAAGGGGCTAAGGGCTTTCGCTGGATCGCAACGAAATAAGGTTATGGTGGAGCTAAGCGGGATCGAACCGCTGACCTCCTGACTGCCAGTCAGGCGCTCTCCCAGCTGAGCTATAGCCCCACAATTTGTGTTTCAATCGGAGGAGGTTTAATTACCATGGCTGTGAAAAAAAAGTCAAGGTATTTCTTGTTACGAACCGGCAAGATCACCTGCTATTTCCCTTGCTAATGCAATTTTAGTTTGGTAGTTTGTGCCAGTTTATGTATAACATAAGTAATTGAAGTAATTGAGGGTTGAGGAATTTTCACTGAAAATTATTTGAGGAAATCTGCTAATGTTTGGTCCTTTTGATAAATTATTTGGTTGGCTTTCGAATGATCTTGCCATTGATCTTGGCACCGCGAATACGCTTGTCTATGTAAAAGGTAAAGGTATCGTTCTGCGAGAGCCTTCTGTTGTTGCTGTACGCCAGGATCATCGGACAAGCAAGGTTTTGGCTGTTGGTAAAGAAGCGAAAATGATGCTTGGTCGTACTCCCGGAAATATTCAGGCCATCAGGCCAATTAAGGATGGTGTTATTGCTGACTTCGAAGTGACGGAGGCGATGCTTCGCTATTTTATTAACAAGGTTCACAATAGACGAACCTTGGTACACCCGCGAATCATCATAAGCGTGCCTTCTGGGATTACCCAGGTTGAAAAAAGGGCTGTTAAAGAGTCGGCTGAATCGGCTGGTGCCCGTGAAGTGTACTTGATTGAGGAGCCAATGGCTGCGGCTATCGGCGCTGGTCTGCCAATTACTGAGCCGACTGCAAATATGATCGTTGATATTGGCGGTGGTACAACTGAGGTTGCGGTTATTTCCCTGGCAGGTATCGTCTATGCGAATTCGGTTCGGGTTGCCGGCGATAAAATGGATGATGCTATTTTGCATCATATTAAACGAAAACATAATCTTGCTATTGGTGAGCATTCAGCTGAGGTTATTAAGACTACCATCGCTGATGTTATGCCGGAAGAGCCTTACGAAACTATGGAGATTAAAGGGCGAGACCTGGTTTCCGGGGTTCCAAAGACACTGACCATTAATTCTGGTGAAATTCGGGATGCAATTTCAGAACAGGTTGATGCGATTATCGAGGCTGTGAAGATGGCACTGGAGTTAACGCCACCGGAGCTTTCCGCTGATATTGTCGATCAGGGTATTGTTCTGACCGGAGGTGGCGCTTTATTACGAAATCTGGACAAGCGACTCAATAAAGAGACCGGGCTGCCGATCATAATTGCTGAAGATCCACTTTCCTCGGTCGTTTTAGGGTCAGGAAAGGCGTTGGAAAATATCTCTGTATTAAGAGAAGTTGTTATTAGTTAGGAGCCGTCAAGAAACAACATGGCTACTTATGATGCCTAACCGTACGGCTTGGCTCACTAAAGCGGCTAGGTTATTTTCTGACAATGGCTTAGTGCCTTACTCCACCTTTACTACATCGAATGGGTTCTGAAAAAAAAAAACAGTCTCAGCCGCTTAAGTTATTCCTTATTCTGGCAATTCTCATCCCTCTCGTTTTAACCATTATAGCTACAACTATCGGGCGAAAAGAGTTAAGCCTTCCGCATCGTTTGGCCCTTGAAGTGATTGGGGTTGCCAGTTCTGCTGTGACCCATACCACTAATTTTTTTGGCGGTATCTGGGACTCCTACTTTGATTTGGTTGGCGTTCACAAGGAAAACAAGAACCTTCTCGATGAAGTTCAACGCTATAAATCGTTAAATGCCAAGTACAGAGAGGCTGCGGCAACCAATGTCCGTTTAAGCCGCCTTCTTGAGCTTGAGCAATCTTTTGATACCCCGGTTCTGACGGCCCAGATTGTCGGGCGCGACCCCTCCCTGTGGTTTAAAACTCTTACCATAAATCGTGGCAGCAGTTCAGGGGTTGAACGAGGCATGCCGGTCATAACTCTCGAAGGAGTTGTGGGGCAGGTTTCCAATGTTTCGCCGCATTATGCTAAAATTCTGCTGGCGACCGATCCGAACTCCGCCATTGATGCAATCGTTCAAAAGAGTCGTGCCCAAGGCATTATAAAAGGGGATGGCAAGAGTTACCAACTTCACTATGTCCTAAAAAAAATTGAGGTCAATAAAGGCGATGAAATTGTCACCTCGGGTATGGGGGGGATGTTTCCTAAGGGTCTTGCTATTGGAACGGTTGATGAGGTGCTCGATAGCA from Desulfobulbaceae bacterium includes:
- a CDS encoding rod shape-determining protein; translated protein: MFGPFDKLFGWLSNDLAIDLGTANTLVYVKGKGIVLREPSVVAVRQDHRTSKVLAVGKEAKMMLGRTPGNIQAIRPIKDGVIADFEVTEAMLRYFINKVHNRRTLVHPRIIISVPSGITQVEKRAVKESAESAGAREVYLIEEPMAAAIGAGLPITEPTANMIVDIGGGTTEVAVISLAGIVYANSVRVAGDKMDDAILHHIKRKHNLAIGEHSAEVIKTTIADVMPEEPYETMEIKGRDLVSGVPKTLTINSGEIRDAISEQVDAIIEAVKMALELTPPELSADIVDQGIVLTGGGALLRNLDKRLNKETGLPIIIAEDPLSSVVLGSGKALENISVLREVVIS
- the mreC gene encoding rod shape-determining protein MreC; the encoded protein is MGSEKKKQSQPLKLFLILAILIPLVLTIIATTIGRKELSLPHRLALEVIGVASSAVTHTTNFFGGIWDSYFDLVGVHKENKNLLDEVQRYKSLNAKYREAAATNVRLSRLLELEQSFDTPVLTAQIVGRDPSLWFKTLTINRGSSSGVERGMPVITLEGVVGQVSNVSPHYAKILLATDPNSAIDAIVQKSRAQGIIKGDGKSYQLHYVLKKIEVNKGDEIVTSGMGGMFPKGLAIGTVDEVLDSKRGMFHRVKLTPSVDFRQLEHVTILFKTDPLAE